CGGGTGGCCTTGGCGATCTTGGCCATCAGCTCGAGGTTGAGCTCGTCGGAGAGCTGGAGGACCGGGGCCGGGTAGCCGGCCTGGGTCGTGGCCCGCTCGATGGTCCAGGGGTGCACGCCCTCGGCCAGCATCGCCATGCCCTCGTTGACCATGAAGCCGATGACGCGCGAGGTGTAGAAGCCGCGGCTGTCGTTGACGACGATCGGGGTCTTCTTGATCTGCTGGACCACGTCGTAGGCCTTGGCCAGCGTGACCTCCGAGGTCTCGGCGCCCTTGATGATCTCGACCAGCGGCATCTTGTCCACGGGCGAGAAGAAGTGCAGCCCGATGAAGTCCTGCGGCCGGTCCACGCCGGTGGCCAGCTCGGTGATCGGCAGGGTGCTGGTGTTGGAGCAGAGCAGCGCGTCGTCGTCGACGTACGGCGCGATCTCGGCGAACACCCGGTGCTTGAGGCTGGGGTCCTCGAAGACGGCCTCGATGACCAGGTCGCAGCCGGCCAGGTCGGCCGGGTCGGCGGTGGCCTTGATCCGGCCGAGCAGCTCGGCCTTCTTCTCCTCCGTCGAGCGGCCGCGGGAGACGGCCTTGTCGAGGAGCTTCTCGGAGTAGGCCTTGCCCTTCTCGGCGTTCTCGACCGCGACGTCCTTGAGGACGACCTCCATGCCCGCGCGGGCGCAGACGTAGGCGATGCCGGCGCCCATCATCCCGGCGCCGAGGACGCCGACCTTGGTCGCCTTCCACGGCTCGATGCCCTGCGGGCGCAGCTTGCCGGAGTTGATGGCCTGGAGGTCGAAGAAGAACGCCTGGATCATGTTCTTGGCGTTCTGGCCCACGACCAGGTTGGTCAGGTAGCGCGACTCGATCCGGCTCGCGGTGTCGAAGTCGACCTGGGCGCCCTCGACCGCGGCCGAGAGGATCGCCTTCTGCGCGGGGTAGTCCGCGCCCTTGAGCTGCTTGCGCAGCAGGGCGGGGAACGCCGGGAGGAAGCCGGCCAGGGCCGGGCTCTTCGGCGTACCACCCGGCATCTTGTAGCCCGGGGCGTCCCACGGGTTCTGGGCGGCCTCGGGGTTGGCCTGGATCCAGGCCTTGGCCGCCGGGAGCAGCTCGTCCTGGCTGTCGACGAGCTCGTCGACCAGGCCCTTCTGCTGGGCCTGGGCCGGCTTGAACGTCGCGCCCTGGAGCAGCACGTCCATCAGCCCGCTCTGCAGGCCGAGGAGCCGCACGATGCGGGTCACGCCGCCGCCGCCGGGCAGCAGCCCGAGGCTGGCCTCGGGCAGGCCCACGGTGTAGCCGCCGTCGACCGCGATGCGGTGGTTGCAGGCCAGCGCGATCTCGAACCCGCCACCGAGCGCGGCGCCGTTGATCGCCGCCACCACCGGCTTGGGGAAGGTCTCGAGCCGGCGCAGCGCGGCCTTGACCTTCTCGGCCAGCTCGAAGACGGCCGGGGCGTCGTCCTTGGTCGCCTTGACCATCTCGTTGAGGTTGGCGCCGGCGAAGAAGGTCTTCTTGGCGCTCGTGACGACCACGCCGGTCACGGCCTCGGCCTCGGCGTACAGCCGCTCGACGGCCGCGGCCATCGAGGCGACGTACAGGTCGTTCATGGTGTTGGCGCCGGCCGTCGGGTCGTCGAGGGTCAGCGTGACGATGCCGTCGCCGTCCCGGTCGTAGCGCACGGCGGACGTCTCGGTCTGGGTGGTGCTCATGCTTGGCGTGACTCCTGTGTCAGGTGCGGGGGCGCTCAGACGAGCTCGACGATGGTGGCGATGCCCATGCCGCCGCCGACGCACAGCGTGGCCAGGCCGCGCTTGAGGTCGCGGCGCTCGAGCTCGTCGACGAGCGTGCCGAGGATCATCGCGCCAGTGGCGCCGAGGGGGTGGCCCATGGCGATGGCGCCGCCGTTGACGTTGGTGATCTCCGAGGTGATGCCCATGTCGCGCATGAACCGCATGGCGACAGCGGCAAAGGCCTCGTTGATCTCGAACAGGTCGATGTCCTGGGTCTCCAGCCCGGCCTTGGCCAGCGCCTTGCGGGCGGCGGGCGCGGGGCCGGTGAGCATGATCGTCGGGTCGGCGCCGGAGACGGCGGCGGAGATGATCCGCGCGCGCGGCGTGAGACCGAGGTCGGTGCCGACCTGCTCGCTGCCGATGAGCACCAGCGCCGAGCCGTCCACGATGCCCGAGCTGTTGCCGGCGTGGTGGACGTGGTCGATCTTCTCCACCCAGTGGTACTTCTCCAGCGCGACGTCGTCGAAGCCGGCGTCCTGGCCGATCTGGGCGAACGACGGCTTGAGCCCGGCCAGGCCCTCGGGCGTGGTGTCGGGGCGGATCAGCTCGTCGTGGTCGAGCACGGTCACGCCGTTGCGGTCCTTGACCGGGACGACCGACTTGTCGAAGTAGCCGTTGGCCCACGCCTTCGCGGCGCGGTGGTTGGACTCGGCGGCGTAGGCGTCGACGTCGTCGCGGGTCCAGCCCTCGATGGTGGCGATGAGGTCGGCGCCGATGCCCTGGGGCACGAAGCCGGTGGTCAGCGCGGTGGCCGGGTCGGAGGCCCAGGCACCGCCGTCGGAGCCCATCGGCACGCGCGACATCGACTCGACGCCGCCGGCCAGGATGAGGTCCTCGAAGCCGCCGCGCACCCGCGAGGCGGCCTGGTTCACGGCCTCCAGCCCCGACGCGCAGAAGCGGTTGAGCTGCACGCCCGCGGTGGTCTCGGGCAGACCGGCGGCCAGCGCCGCGGTCTTGGCGATGTCGCCGCCCTGGTCTCCGATCGGGGACACGACCCCGAGGACGACGTCGTCCACGCGCTGGGTGTCGAGGTTCGGGTTGCGCTCGCGCAGCTCGTCGATCAGGCCGACCACCAGGTCGACC
This genomic window from Nocardioides anomalus contains:
- a CDS encoding 3-hydroxyacyl-CoA dehydrogenase NAD-binding domain-containing protein, yielding MSTTQTETSAVRYDRDGDGIVTLTLDDPTAGANTMNDLYVASMAAAVERLYAEAEAVTGVVVTSAKKTFFAGANLNEMVKATKDDAPAVFELAEKVKAALRRLETFPKPVVAAINGAALGGGFEIALACNHRIAVDGGYTVGLPEASLGLLPGGGGVTRIVRLLGLQSGLMDVLLQGATFKPAQAQQKGLVDELVDSQDELLPAAKAWIQANPEAAQNPWDAPGYKMPGGTPKSPALAGFLPAFPALLRKQLKGADYPAQKAILSAAVEGAQVDFDTASRIESRYLTNLVVGQNAKNMIQAFFFDLQAINSGKLRPQGIEPWKATKVGVLGAGMMGAGIAYVCARAGMEVVLKDVAVENAEKGKAYSEKLLDKAVSRGRSTEEKKAELLGRIKATADPADLAGCDLVIEAVFEDPSLKHRVFAEIAPYVDDDALLCSNTSTLPITELATGVDRPQDFIGLHFFSPVDKMPLVEIIKGAETSEVTLAKAYDVVQQIKKTPIVVNDSRGFYTSRVIGFMVNEGMAMLAEGVHPWTIERATTQAGYPAPVLQLSDELNLELMAKIAKATREASGPEYVEHPGSAVVDRMLEAGRAGRLRGRRLLRLRRERQAPLAVVRAGRPVPGGRAAAPAPGRQGPDAVRRGSRDRQVLRGGRHRDLRRGQHRLHHGHRLPRQHRRRRPVHDRLPAPGPARRAGRSEGVPRARRRAGRAVRRPLPRHRVVARPGRERRLPARLTRTPRRPVRARRGRVVTA
- a CDS encoding acetyl-CoA C-acetyltransferase, with amino-acid sequence MAEAFVYDHLRTPRGKGKAAGSLHEVKPVDLVVGLIDELRERNPNLDTQRVDDVVLGVVSPIGDQGGDIAKTAALAAGLPETTAGVQLNRFCASGLEAVNQAASRVRGGFEDLILAGGVESMSRVPMGSDGGAWASDPATALTTGFVPQGIGADLIATIEGWTRDDVDAYAAESNHRAAKAWANGYFDKSVVPVKDRNGVTVLDHDELIRPDTTPEGLAGLKPSFAQIGQDAGFDDVALEKYHWVEKIDHVHHAGNSSGIVDGSALVLIGSEQVGTDLGLTPRARIISAAVSGADPTIMLTGPAPAARKALAKAGLETQDIDLFEINEAFAAVAMRFMRDMGITSEITNVNGGAIAMGHPLGATGAMILGTLVDELERRDLKRGLATLCVGGGMGIATIVELV